From Solea senegalensis isolate Sse05_10M linkage group LG16, IFAPA_SoseM_1, whole genome shotgun sequence:
GTCCACATGCCCTGTGAATGTCCTGAGTTATTAGACCAACCTTAGTTAACTAAGGAAATGCACGCCAAAGAAGCTGgaactgtgttttaaaaatgttttcacaaaatATTTGTGACTATATTATGaagtttttcatgtttgtgatttatttttccaggCTATGAATTTCTCTGAGCATGGGGAAGTTTCAGATGAAGCAATGCTTGAGAAAGGCAAGTTCTTCAAACTCTATCAACAACAGCACATGCATTCATAACATAAACACGGCAAAAACATATGTACAGATTGATTGTGTcgcatgttgttttttttttctaatgataCACTGAATGAGGGTCATCTGCATCTCTAGAAGGACCGTGGCAGAGAAAGGCTGATCACATGAAAAAACTGAGGTGGTTTCACTCAGAAAATGTGCATCATTGTTTGCAGAACACAAGCATGTCCGGGACATtaaggaggagacagaggaccGTGCTATTTGCAAACAGCCTGAAGGACTTGGAGCAGGATCTCATGAGGCCTCAGAGGCTGGTAAACGGACATCAGCAGAGATGGACCCTGACACAATCCAGTCCAACAGCGGCAAGAGAGCCAGAGTCTCTGGTGAGGTAAGCTAACTTAAAACCATTTTATCCAGGAAAATCTGCATATATTCTTTTTATTAATAAGGTTAAAGGGGTACTAAAGCTTTTATTGATGTGTGCTGTGATTGTTTGAAGTACTTGTACAGTGTCAGTGTCTTACACAGAGCTGAACGCATGCTGGGAAGCAGAAGACAGACAAGCACATGCTCACTTGAAAATATAGCAGCCAGTGGGGACATCAGGAAAatcagattttagccactggaCAAAAGGCTAAAGGCTCAGCCTAAGTGTATCTATCCATTTTAAATTTCTAAATCTGTTTGATGCTTTATTCTCACAGTTAAACTGGCTTTTCTGACCATAGATTTAAGATTGCAAGCGGCTCCCTGctccaaagtccatagagcAAATACGCATTTTTAGGTTGTATAGATAGTATCGGTATTGCTGGTAttctgctgccttgtttggtaagtttgtatAACTTATGTAAATTTGAACACATGATTTCTAACAGCAAAGTCAGAAAATGACACATAttgtggtgtagtgcagtgaatATATGGTCTAACACAATCTCACCCCCCAATACGAGTGACGGTGCTTCGCTGGTtagataataagataataaacagggagggagataaTGATAACTCCTGAACTTGAACCGAGACACTTGTAGAAGAAAAGAACCACAGACATCGTTCTTAACGACTCCTTTGTGCGCTCTTCATCAGATAAATTCTTGTATTTCTCTTCGTGTTTGGTCACGTAATTTCGTTCAGATTGTAATCCTTAAACACAGCGACTTGTGTACCACAAATTAGGCACACGGCTTTACCTTTGATgcctgtaaagaaatatttataataatagttAAATTAACTTTTTAGGGGGCCGGGGGTAACTGGCTAGCGTCACCAGTGCAAACAGACGCAGATACGTGCATCCAtacgtcaggcttttcaaaataaaaacaacacagttgtaGTGCATGCGCAGCATCTGTGTTCATGACTGACATACCGCGGGCCGTAAAATGCCCAGATCTGTtctatatggactttggtgctggagagTGTTTTACAGAATTTAACTTCAGGCAGTTAAACATATACGTTAGATAGGGTACACTTACAGTACGCTGGTAAATATTTTATGAAGTGagacttttgttaagtggctaacaTCTGTTTTTCCTAATGTGTCTGCTGGCAGTCACGGTTTCATGTGCGTACCTGTCTTATGTTGCTTCTCAGCACAGGGACCACACAGAGCACAGTCAGCTGTAAGTTATGGGCCTTTCCACCCAGAAACAGAACGAAACGTGAACAGTCATTTTTGTCATTGTGGAAAGGTTTCCTGTAAACGCAgtattgtttcaggaaatgtctcatCTTCTCGAAACTTCCCAAAACGACTCAAAAGAGTCAGAGAGTCAGCCTGACTGTAGacatagagagggagagagaaacactgtgaccacagtcacagacaagaacaagctgtggatgtgcagtgcagctgaccGTGCGTGGAACAATCACTAATCTGTTCATGCAAGTAAAAAATAGTGTCTGTGAAAATaggtttctttttctcctttccttATTGTATGATTCACTTTCAATCTTAATCTTCAACACTTATTTGTTTCCTCACTCCTGTGTCTGAACTCGCTGAGGACAGGGCATGTTCTAGTCATATGGAGTGTCTTTTcaggctgactttagttacttttcattgaaagTAGTTTGTGGCActgccaaacaatctccaaaacCAAGCAAAGGATGACAAATAACGATGGCGATGACGAAGATAGGGACAGTGAATGCCagtgcaagagagaggtggggctaTGTCATCATTGCTTTTCCAAAGTAGCATTTGTTGTCTATATGAAAAGCTAAGAGCGGTGTTATGAGATTttcctaaaaacaaaaatattcaggTCTCCCAAAACGCTGTTTCCATATGTAAAAAAACCCCTATGCATATTCACCTACACCCGTACCTATGTGGACATGCCCTATGTTTAAGTACCTTTATAACCACACTCAAGAAAACAAACCATGTATTTAAGGTGTCTCTTATATTACACATGTTTTGAATGTTATGTCTTCTTTCTAGATGAGGAGGCACTTGATTGATGTGAGCAGCAGACATGAGCCTCTGTGCCTCACCACAACTGGAGAGAATGACTGCATTCAGGAGACAACCAGAGTTTCCTACAGAAAGCCTCTCTTCAGCATCTCCCACAGGATCTCAGAGAAGAGGAACACTCCGGGTCTGGAGCAGCAGGCCAGTCATGGCGCCGGAAATCAGCTCAACTTCAGCAGCATCCTCTCAACCAAGCTCCAAAGTCCAGAGGAAAACGGCCAAGTGGAGAGCCCCCTCCCCAGCACAGACAGTTCAGGCCAagcttcaacaacaacaaactctagCCTTTATCCTCTgattgagaaaatgtttttcattctcAACACCCTTAATTCAAGCATGACACAGCTTCACAGCAAAGTTGACTTGTTGACCCTGGAAGTCATGCGGATCAAAAAGCAGGTCAAACCAGCTGAGATGTCGACAGAGTTCGCGCCTCCGCCTGAATATCTACTAACAAGTGATGAATTGAACCAGCTGATGGAGCAGACGTCCTGTGCTGGGGAGCTTGGCTGTCGGCTGCTGGTGCATCTCTTCCCGGAGCTGTTCAAAGCCAGAGAGTGCTCTCATGAGTGCATGGCGAGCAAGAGAACACTTGAGTCTTTACATCTGCAGCTGATTCGTAACTACGTCGAGGTTTGTTACCCTTCAGTTAAGAACAACAGTATCTGGGAGGAAGAGTGTCTCCTCCAGATCAATGATTTCTTTAACCGTTTCTGGACGCAGAGGGACGTTGAGGGCGCTCGGCTGCTCAGGAAGCAGACCGTCACTGGTGCTGGGATAAAAACTGAGCATCCTCAAACATATCATTTCATTAACGAGCAGGGTCAGGAAGAGCATTTTGCTCTGGACGATCAGCAAGGCAGCCTGGCTGTCTCAGACACCTCCTTCAAAACGCAAGCCTCAGAGGAGCTGGACGAGTTCTCTTCCCCCGAGGACTTAATTGTTTTTCTAATGCACCGTCTTTTCCCTGAGGTGTTTGAAGGGGGGAAGATGCCTGAAGGCTGTAGCAGTTTCAGTAGAGTGGGGCAGCAAATTCTGGACTCTGACAAGATGGACGTAATCCGAAAGTATATGGAGGCAAATTTCCCTGATGTGCCAGAGGACAGCTGGCTCCAGGTCTGCATTCAGCTTATGGAGGATGCACTTGAGGGTCCGCACAGTAATGGCAATGGGAGTGAACCTGATAATATGAACGATGAGGGCTATGAACTGACCAGCCTTTCAGAAGACGTTTCTAATATTAAAGTACCAGAATTGGCAGATTATGAAAGACCCAGTCGCAAAGCCAAAAAGTCACTGCTCACACCCATGGATTTTGACAATTTGGATATTCCTCTACCAGACTTTACCATCCCCCAAGAGTACCTCTTGTCCAAGGAGCAGCTGAAGAAAAATTATGAATGTTCACTGTCCATTGGAAACTTTGCCTCCCGGCTGCTGGTGCTCATGTTTCCTGAGCTGTTTACCCATGAGAACATAAGAAAGCAGTACAACTGTAGTGGTTCACttggaaaaaagcagcttgaTCCTGTTCGCGTGAACCTGATCCGTCATTATGTGCAGGTAGTTTACCCGCAGGCCAAGAATGACAGAGTGTGGATGTTAGAATTTGTGGGAAAACTTGATGAGAGGTGTAGGAGAcgtgacacagagcagaggagatcCTACCTGCAGCAACGCAAAGTGTATGGTCCAGAGTCAGAGCAGGACTTTCTTTGCCAGCTCAACCAGCTCCATCCAGATATCAGAGAGGATCTCGATATCCCTTCTTTACCTCctgagaaaagcagcaaagactTCTGCAAAATCCCCCTCGATGAACTGACTGTATCTAAACCTGACTTCCCTGTACCTTCTCTCTACCTGCTCTCAGACATTGAGGTACGGGAAATCGTACAGCAGAGTCTCTCTGTCGGGAACTTTGCTGCTCGCCTTCTCGTGCGCCTCTTCCCTGAACTCTTCACTCCGGAGAACCTGAGGCTGCAATACAATCATTCCGGGGCCTGCAACAAGAAGCAGCTTGACCCTGTGCGCCTCAGATTGATCCGTCACTATGTGGAAGCGGTGTATCCTGTGGATAAGATGGAGGAGGTGTGGCACTATGAATGTGTGCCAAGCATTGACGAGCGCTGCCGGCGTCCCAATCGCAAGAAGTGTGACATTCTTAAGAAGGCCAAGAGGTCAAGCACTGTGTCCTAGTTACAGAACTTTGCTGTTATTTGTCATAAAATGATTGCACATTATACAAGCTGAAACCACATCGTTGAACTTTTACAAACTGTCCATGTAGGATGAAGCCAAGCTGTTTTGAGTTTATTCAGTCATGTTCTTGGTCATATTTTACCTTTATGCTACAGCAGTTGATGTTGTAGTTAAAgttattgtttagtttttttttgaagtttgtttgtatgaggtactgacacacagtcaacaCTGAAATCCACCAATGCATCACCATGAGCCAGCATGAGACACAGACGCTTACACTCAATGAGAACATGGCTGTTAGTGTGGACACAAGGTAAAaataatggcacttttccattatacagtccGAGCACTGCTCAGCTTGACTTGACTGTGctccttttgtttgctttttcattagCGATAGCATCCGGTGCTttctttagtacctgctctggctattttcatagattcttaattgatttattctttgaagcatgaatattaatctatacaatTGCAATGCCTACAGTAGTGATATAATCATTTCTTTCAGTGTTTCGGTTTTCAGTTTcggccaacaattttcatttgaaaaagacTTAGAAATCCCTAAAACAtgctttaatctccaacatataggaaggaaatttctaaaatctccATATATAGCAGAGGAGTccggtgtatttagcgacagcactgccaagAGCTGGTGATTGTGAGCCTGAATCACagcccatccatccatccattcatcttttaacgtttatcctccacatgagggtcgcagggggcgctggtgccaatcccagttgacccAGGGCGAAAGGCGAGGTACACcccggacaggtcaccagtccatcacagggacacatatagagaaaAACAAGCATTCAAATCACAACCCCTTCCACCGTATCTCAGTTCAGTATCTGCGCTctagtcatgcaggaagtactgaacgattctgtgaattaatctttttaattaactgattctaatgattcaatacaccgaaaagaactgctttgcccATCACTAGTTTCTGTGttggttataaaaaaaaaaagagtagagcCGAGTAAT
This genomic window contains:
- the bend3 gene encoding BEN domain-containing protein 3 isoform X2, which encodes MGKFQMKQCLRKNTSMSGTLRRRQRTVLFANSLKDLEQDLMRPQRLVNGHQQRWTLTQSSPTAAREPESLMRRHLIDVSSRHEPLCLTTTGENDCIQETTRVSYRKPLFSISHRISEKRNTPGLEQQASHGAGNQLNFSSILSTKLQSPEENGQVESPLPSTDSSGQASTTTNSSLYPLIEKMFFILNTLNSSMTQLHSKVDLLTLEVMRIKKQVKPAEMSTEFAPPPEYLLTSDELNQLMEQTSCAGELGCRLLVHLFPELFKARECSHECMASKRTLESLHLQLIRNYVEVCYPSVKNNSIWEEECLLQINDFFNRFWTQRDVEGARLLRKQTVTGAGIKTEHPQTYHFINEQGQEEHFALDDQQGSLAVSDTSFKTQASEELDEFSSPEDLIVFLMHRLFPEVFEGGKMPEGCSSFSRVGQQILDSDKMDVIRKYMEANFPDVPEDSWLQVCIQLMEDALEGPHSNGNGSEPDNMNDEGYELTSLSEDVSNIKVPELADYERPSRKAKKSLLTPMDFDNLDIPLPDFTIPQEYLLSKEQLKKNYECSLSIGNFASRLLVLMFPELFTHENIRKQYNCSGSLGKKQLDPVRVNLIRHYVQVVYPQAKNDRVWMLEFVGKLDERCRRRDTEQRRSYLQQRKVYGPESEQDFLCQLNQLHPDIREDLDIPSLPPEKSSKDFCKIPLDELTVSKPDFPVPSLYLLSDIEVREIVQQSLSVGNFAARLLVRLFPELFTPENLRLQYNHSGACNKKQLDPVRLRLIRHYVEAVYPVDKMEEVWHYECVPSIDERCRRPNRKKCDILKKAKRSSTVS
- the bend3 gene encoding BEN domain-containing protein 3 isoform X1, producing MNFSEHGEVSDEAMLEKEHKHVRDIKEETEDRAICKQPEGLGAGSHEASEAGKRTSAEMDPDTIQSNSGKRARVSGEMRRHLIDVSSRHEPLCLTTTGENDCIQETTRVSYRKPLFSISHRISEKRNTPGLEQQASHGAGNQLNFSSILSTKLQSPEENGQVESPLPSTDSSGQASTTTNSSLYPLIEKMFFILNTLNSSMTQLHSKVDLLTLEVMRIKKQVKPAEMSTEFAPPPEYLLTSDELNQLMEQTSCAGELGCRLLVHLFPELFKARECSHECMASKRTLESLHLQLIRNYVEVCYPSVKNNSIWEEECLLQINDFFNRFWTQRDVEGARLLRKQTVTGAGIKTEHPQTYHFINEQGQEEHFALDDQQGSLAVSDTSFKTQASEELDEFSSPEDLIVFLMHRLFPEVFEGGKMPEGCSSFSRVGQQILDSDKMDVIRKYMEANFPDVPEDSWLQVCIQLMEDALEGPHSNGNGSEPDNMNDEGYELTSLSEDVSNIKVPELADYERPSRKAKKSLLTPMDFDNLDIPLPDFTIPQEYLLSKEQLKKNYECSLSIGNFASRLLVLMFPELFTHENIRKQYNCSGSLGKKQLDPVRVNLIRHYVQVVYPQAKNDRVWMLEFVGKLDERCRRRDTEQRRSYLQQRKVYGPESEQDFLCQLNQLHPDIREDLDIPSLPPEKSSKDFCKIPLDELTVSKPDFPVPSLYLLSDIEVREIVQQSLSVGNFAARLLVRLFPELFTPENLRLQYNHSGACNKKQLDPVRLRLIRHYVEAVYPVDKMEEVWHYECVPSIDERCRRPNRKKCDILKKAKRSSTVS